One Cyclopterus lumpus isolate fCycLum1 chromosome 7, fCycLum1.pri, whole genome shotgun sequence DNA window includes the following coding sequences:
- the zgc:193690 gene encoding ATP-dependent RNA helicase DDX19A: MSKDSWAVAVDVQEATTPSIQLDFSKKVTRVCGPRNIRGDINGNIVPEKNETPDFRAGGDLAEQSLVNKLIRRALVRNRNEVEVLQRDPRSPLYSVKSFEELRLTPELLRGVYNMGFNRPSRIQENALPMMLAQPPQNLIAQSQSGTGKTAAFSLAMLSHVNTENKWTQCLCISPTYELALQIGQVIEQMGTFCPDVKLAYGIRGNRMNRGIKLQEQIVIGTPGTVLDWCTKYKLIDPNKITMFVLDEADVMIATQGHRDQSIRIHRQLTKDCQMLLFSATFEESVWRFAEQVVPDPNIIKLKREEETLDTIKQFYVICNEKEDKFASLCNLYGSLTIAQAMIFCHTRKMASWLASKLITEGHQVALLSGEMEVAQRAAVIERFKNGKEKVLVTTNVCSRGIDVEQVSLVVNFDLPVNMEGMADNETYLHRIGRTGRFGRRGFAVNMVDSDCSMDIVKAIEHHSVYRKISKLDTSNLEEMEKLSI; the protein is encoded by the exons ATGTCCAAAGACTCGTGGGCAGTTGCTGTCGATGTTCAAGAAGCTACAACTCCATCCATACAG tTGGACTTCTCAAAGAAAGTTACCCGAGTGTGTGGTCCTCGTAACATAAGAGGAGACATAAATG GCAACATTGTGCCGGAGAAGAATGAAACTCCAGATTTTAGGGCAGGCGGGGACCTGGCCGAACAGTCCCTGGTGAATAAACTGATCCGCCGCGCTCTGGTGCGGAACAGAAACGAGGTGGAGGTCCTGCAGCGGGACCCCAGGTCTCCTCTGTACTCCGTGAAGTCTTTTGAGGAGTTGAGACT AACACCTGAACTGCTGAGGGGCGTGTACAACATGGGATTCAACAGGCCATCAAGGATTCAGGAGAATGCTCTGCCCATGATGTTGGCACAGCC ACCTCAGAATCTGATCGCCCAGTCCCAGTCTGGCACGGGTAAAACTGCTGCTTTTTCTCTGGCCATGCTCAGCCATGTaaacacagaaaataagtgGACTCAG TGCCTTTGCATCTCGCCAACATACGAGCTCGCTCTGCAGATTGGTCAAGTAATCGAGCAAATGGGGACATTTTGCCCTGATGTCAAACTGGCCTACGGCATTCGAGGAAACAGAA TGAACCGAGGCATCAAGTTGCAGGAACAGATTGTCATTGGAACTCCAGGCACAGTGCTCGACTGGTGCACGAAGTACAAGCTTATTGACCCCAACAAGATTACTATGTTTGTGCTTGACGAGGCTGATGTGATGATCGCCACACAAGGTCATCGGGACCAGAGCATACGGATCCATAG ACAGCTGACAAAGGACTGTCAGATGCTCCTTTTCTCCGCAACCTTTGAGGAGTCTGTGTGGAGGTTTGCTGAGCAGGTGGTTCCTGATCCCAATATCATCAAGCTGAAGCGCGAAGAGGAGACACTGGACACCATCAAACAGTTCTATGTGATCTGTAATGAGAAGGAGGACAAGTTTGCATCGCTCTGTAATCTTTATGGGAGCCTTACCATTGCACAGGCCATGATCTTCTGCCAT ACTCGCAAAATGGCTTCTTGGCTGGCTTCAAAACTGATCACAGAGGGGCATCAGGTGGCGTTATTGAGTGGGGAAATGGAAGTGGCGCAGAGAGCTGCCGTCATTGAACGCTTTAAGAATGGCAAGGAGAAAGTACTTGTGACTACAAACGTGTGCTCCAgag GTATTGATGTGGAACAAGTGTCGCTTGtggtgaactttgacctccctgtgaacatggaagGGATGGCTGACAATGAGACGTACCTGCACCGGATTGGCCGCACAGGACGCTTCGGCAGAAGAGGATTTGCGGTCAATATGGTTGACAGCGACTGCAGCATGGATATCGTCAAAGCAATTGAGCATCATTCAGTAT ACAGGAAAATCTCCAAACTTGACACGAGTAATCTCGAAGAAATGGAAAAGCTGTCTATCTGA
- the ubxn10 gene encoding UBX domain-containing protein 10 produces MHLTRPTSSKGRSRLAVNDSPSSGDADGIQRPPVSPDLPVYSRPDKKLRSQSQPIMWQAGQLSQEGALQMLQPAPAAPLQSLNKYKVLPAIGGRHGVRPGRGLDQNMSTLSLSDNAVLQQRHRHEELNLPTVKDATQTSRAHVDKTAGPKPPDPGPIMTKESGSLLLAIRAPCGRRFQQHFDPTDTLLMVRASAELRYEAEYGEASIETMDVPRRTFTDMGVSLAQCGILNRSVLCISQN; encoded by the coding sequence ATGCATTTAACAAGGCCAACGTCCTCCAAAGGGCGAAGCAGACTGGCTGTTAACGACTCTCCGTCTTCCGGTGACGCTGACGGGATACAGAGGCCTCCCGTGTCTCCAGATTTACCCGTCTACAGCAGGCCGGACAAAAAGCTACGCTCCCAGTCCCAACCTATAATGTGGCAGGCCGGCCAGCTGAGCCAGGAAGGGGCTCTGCAGATGTTGCAACCCGCCCCCGCAGCTCCACTGCAGTCCTTAAACAAGTACAAGGTTCTTCCAGCTATTGGTGGAAGGCATGGTGTGCGTCCCGGGAGAGGCCTAGACCAAAACATGTCCACGCTCAGCCTGTCTGATAATGCCGTCCTGCAGCAGAGGCACCGGCACGAGGAGCTAAATCTCCCCACAGTGAAGGATGCGACCCAGACCAGCCGCGCTCATGTGGACAAGACGGCCGGGCCCAAGCCCCCTGACCCAGGACCAATAATGACCAAAGAATCTGGCAGCTTGCTCCTAGCTATCCGAGCCCCATGTGGGAGGAGGTTTCAGCAGCACTTTGATCCCACAGACACTCTGCTGATGGTGAGAGCCAGTGCAGAGCTCAGGTATGAGGCCGAGTACGGAGAGGCTTCCATTGAGACCATGGATGTGCCACGCAGGACCTTCACAGACATGGGCGTGAGCTTGGCCCAGTGTGGCATCTTGAACAGATCGGTGTTGTGCATCTCACAGAATTAA
- the cptp gene encoding ceramide-1-phosphate transfer protein, whose amino-acid sequence MAGTEEDQKFCLQEVLDTFKLCLSENKEVYLEHYVAGWRGLVKFLNSLGSVFGFISKDAVNKIHILVTLLNGENGSQYATVQSMVKYELENDLVDLTKRGSHPESGCRTLLRLHRALRWLELFLERLRTSSEDGKTSVMCSEAYNESLSQFHPWVVRKAAGMAFCMLPGRPAFFEVMNVGPTEQVVAKLGEALPLISEVYQITEELYTQQNLMNLP is encoded by the exons ATGGCTGGCACCGAAGAAGACCAGAAATTCTGCTTGCAGGAGGTGCTCGACACTTTCAAGTTGTGTTTGTCGGAGAACAAGGAAGTCTATCTTGAACACTACGTCGCAGGGTGGCGTGGTCTTGTAAA ATTTCTGAACAGCTTGGGGAGCGTGTTTGGATTCATCTCCAAGGATGCTGTCAACAAGATCCACATCCTGGTGACTCTCCTGAATGGTGAGAACGGTTCTCAGTATGCCACTGTCCAGTCAATGGTCAAGTATGAGCTGGAGAACGACCTAGTGGACCTGACCAAGAGAGGCAGCCATCCAGAGTCCGGCTGCCGCACCCTCCTGAGGCTCCACCGTGCACTGAGGTGGCTGGAGCTCTTCCTGGAGCGCCTGCGCACCAGCAGTGAGGACGGCAAGACttctgtcatgtgttcagagGCCTACAATGAGTCTCTTTCCCAGTTCCACCCCTGGGTGGTCCGCAAGGCTGCAGGCATGGCGTTCTGCATGCTCCCGGGGCGCCCTGCTTTCTTTGAGGTGATGAACGTCGGCCCCACGGAGCAGGTGGTGGCCAAGCTCGGGGAAGCTCTACCTCTCATCTCTGAGGTGTACCAGATCACAGAGGAACTTTACACTCAACAAAACTTGATGAACTTACCATAG
- the ints11 gene encoding integrator complex subunit 11 produces the protein MPEIKVTPLGAGQDVGRSCILVSIGGKNIMLDCGMHMGYNDDRRFPDFSYITQNGRLTEFLDCVIISHFHLDHCGALPFMSEMVGYDGPIYMTHPTKAICPILLEDFRKITVDKKGETNFFTSQMIKDCMKKVVPLNLHQTVQVDDELEIKAYYAGHVLGAAMVHIKVGLESVVYTGDYNMTPDRHLGAAWIDKCRPDVLISESTYATTIRDSKRCRERDFLKKVHESIERGGKVLIPVFALGRAQELCILLETFWERMNLKAPIYFSTGLTEKANHYYKLFITWTNQKIRKTFVQRNMFEFKHIKPFDRSYADNPGPMVVFATPGMLHAGQSLQIFKKWAGHEKNMVIMPGYCVQGTIGHKILNGQRKLEMEGRATLDVKLQVEYMSFSAHADAKGIMQLIRMAEPRNMLLVHGEAVKMEFLKGKIEQEFSVDCHMPANGETVTVTTNPSVPVDISLNLLKREMALGGTLPDPKKPRTMHGTLIMKENSLKLVSSEQALKELGLNEHQLRFTCRVPLQDPHSDPDTLHGIYLHLKSVLKGYTIQHLPDGTVMVESIVIKVSSSAEDPNTKVLLLSWSYQDEDLGSFLSTLLKKGLPSGLC, from the exons ATGCCTGAAATAAAAGTAACACCACTTG GTGCTGGACAGGATGTCGGCCGCAGCTGCATCCTCGTCTCTATTGGAGGCAAAAACATAATGCTTGATTGTGGGATGCACATGGGATACAATGATGAC AGACGTTTCCCAGACTTTTCTTATATAACCCAGAATGGGCGTCTGACTGAATTTCTGGACTGTGTGATCATCAG CCATTTCCACTTGGACCACTGTGGCGCTCTGCCCTTCATGAGTGAGATGGTGGGCTATGACGGACCCATCTACATGACCCATCCCACCAAGGCCATCTGTCCCATTTTGCTGGAGGACTTCCGGAAGATCACCGTCGACAAAAAAGGAGAAACCAACTTCTTCACCTCGCAGATGATCAAGGACTGCATGAAGAAAGTGGTACCTTTGAACCTGCACCAGACCGTCCAG GTGGATGATGAGCTGGAGATCAAGGCGTACTATGCAGGCCATGTCCTGGGAGCTGCCATGGTGCACATCAAAGTGGGATTAGAGTCTGTGGTCTACACT GGAGACTATAACATGACACCCGACAGGCATTTAGG TGCTGCATGGATCGACAAGTGCCGTCCAGACGTCCTCATCTCAGAGTCGACATATGCCACCACCATCCGGGACtcaaagagatgcagagagagagactttttgAAGAAAGTGCATGAAAGCatagaaagaggaggaaag GTTCTCATTCCAGTTTTTGCCCTCGGAAGAGCACAAGAACTCTGCATCCTGTTGGAAACATTTTG GGAAAGAATGAACCTAAAGGCCCCGATCTACTTCTCCACTGGGCTGACTGAAAAAGCGAATCATTATTACAAGCTTTTCATAACATGGACCAACCAGAAGATTCGAAAAACCTTTGTACAAAGAAACATGTTTGAATTCAAGCACATCAAGCCTTTTGATCGCTCCTATGCTGATAATCCTGGACCTATG GTGGTGTTTGCCACACCAGGTATGCTGCATGCTGGCCAGTCTTTGCAAATCTTCAAGAAATGGGCTGGCCATGAGAAAAACATG GTCATCATGCCTGGGTATTGTGTACAAGGAACAATCGGCCACAAGATCCTAAATGGGCAGAGGAAACTGGAAATGGAAGGGAGAGCAACA TTGGATGTGAAGCTACAGGTGGAGTACATGTCCTTCAGTGCCCATGCAGATGCCAAGGGCATCATGCAGCTCATTCGCATGGCTGAGCCCCGAAACATGCTGCTGGTTCACGGGGAGGCAGTAAAAATGGAGTTCCTCAAGGGCAAGATTGAACAGGAGTTCA GCGTAGATTGCCACATGCCAGCCAACGGAGAGACGGTGACTGTGACAACAAATCCCAGCGTGCCTGTGGATATCTCACTCAACCTGCTCAAGCGAGAAATGGCTCTCGGAG GGACGCTTCCTGATCCCAAAAAGCCTCGTACCATGCATGGAACCCTGATCATGAAAGAAAAC AGTCTGAAGTTGGTGTCGTCAGAGCAGGCCCTAAAGGAGCTGGGCCTCAACGAACATCAGTTACGCTTCACCTGCCGCGTGCCGCTCCAGGACCCGCACAGCGACCCCGACACACTTCACGGAATCTACTTACACCTCAAGAG CGTGTTAAAAGGTTACACCATCCAGCACCTCCCCGATGGAACAGTCATGGTGGAGTCCATCGTCATCAaagtctcctcctctgctgaagACCCCAACACCAAAGTTCTGCTACTTTCCTGGAGTTATCAg GACGAGGACCTGGGCAGCTTCCTTTCAACTCTGCTGAAAAAGGGGCTTCCATCTGGACTCTGCTGA
- the LOC117733138 gene encoding lysophosphatidic acid receptor 6, with the protein MMNVTGGDCNAPSAEYQYYFFPTVYILTLVVGLPGNLYALFVFTFRITPRTPFSVYISNLALADIIILCTLPFKIHYHLNRNNWVFGDVTCRVTGILFFANIYMNICFMTCICVDRYMATVHPHNYLSLRSPWCSLVVSVVLWCVIVVAMLVFVLMGPLETNADGSGSHSCFENFAKKEWNKRLAVYSLLCLIFGSLLPSMIILVCYPLAARRISMIRTKTAQKAVRVIHTILAITLLCFLPNHVVYLLHLLRRLEVIQSCSFANAIYNARRVTMALVILNTCLDPVLYYVTTNHCKWKQLKMAWLWRRVRRRQRVYTIAVS; encoded by the coding sequence ATGATGAATGTGACCGGTGGCGACTGCAATGCCCCCTCAGCAGAGTACCAGTACTACTTTTTTCCAACAGTCTACATCCTCACTTTAGTTGTAGGTCTACCAGGAAATCTGTATGCCCTCTTTGTCTTCACCTTCAGGATCACTCCCCGTACACCCTTCAGTGTTTACATCAGCAATCTCGCTCTGGCAGACATCATCATCCTCTGCACATTGCCCTTTAAGATCCACTACCACCTAAACAGAAACAACTGGGTGTTTGGGGATGTCACCTGCCGTGTCACTGGGATTCTGTTCTTCGCTAATATCTACATGAACATCTGCTTCATGACTTGTATTTGTGTGGATCGCTACATGGCCACAGTGCACCCGCACAACTATCTTAGTCTACGGAGCCCCTGGTGCTCCCTGGTTGTGAGTGTGGTGCTCTGGTGTGTAATTGTAGTGGCTATGCTGGTCTTTGTCCTCATGGGACCCCTGGAAACCAATGCAGACGGATCTGGAAGCCACAGCTGCTTCGAGAATTTCGCCAAGAAAGAGTGGAACAAACGCTTGGCGGTGTACAGCCTGCTGTGCCTGATCTTTGGCTCCTTGTTGCCCTCCATGATCATCCTGGTGTGTTACCCGCTGGCTGCGAGGCGCATTTCCATGATAAGGACTAAAACAGCCCAAAAAGCAGTGAGGGTGATTCACACCATCCTGGCTATAACGCTGCTCTGCTTCCTGCCCAACCATGTGGTGTACCTGCTGCACCTCCTTCGACGGTTGGAGGTCATCCAGAGCTGCTCCTTTGCCAACGCCATCTACAACGCCAGGCGGGTCACTATGGCGCTCGTCATCCTCAACACATGCCTGGACCCCGTGCTTTACTACGTCACCACCAACCACTGCAAATGGAAGCAGTTAAAGATGGCATGGCTGTGGAGAAGAGTTCGGAGAAGGCAGCGTGTATACACCATTGCAGTGAGCTGA